tgtacacccaaatatccttttatttacctaaaatttacacatagcgtaactatttaaagcccgggaagtagtgttaccatgtgaaaacaccacaggcggatggacagatgaaaaaaaaaaaaagtatagttatTCAATATAGAAGGGCAAGTTTGCCGAGTTCTGTTTTATGGTGAAATCACTAATCCACACAAACATCCGCGTGTGTCGTAATGGTCCACTGATCCCTTGGCACCTTACAACAGTTACATAGTACTACTTTCTACTAACTAAGACTTCAAAACCTCATGTCTATGAAACTAAGTGTTTGTCCAAATTTTGCGTTCGGTgtactggaaaaaaaatcagaCTGGTCCTCAACTCGTAGACGACATTCTGTCAAAAAAGCGGGTATCTCGAGAGCTTTTTCATTCAGTGACGTTGACAAGATTTTTGTGCATTATGCATATACCACGGCTCCCCGAAGAGTGGACTCCTGGGACAAACTTTGCATTGGCGTCGTAGGTTACTCTAACGAATGTGTTAAAGATCCTCCATGCTGTTTTCTGTTAGCAGAATGTGACCGGCCACTTTgatctttatttatattctgaGTACTGGCACAACACTCACCCAGATACTTTCGGCTGGTTGAAtgttttgaaaatcagctcctcACTCAGGCTTGTGGTGATACAGCAACATTAGGCGCTGTATTGCTCAAATTCTTGAAGGATCCTGCGTTTATATAAGGACAGTAGTATTTTACAACTGAAGCTGATCTATAATCTCCTTTAATTTTGGGGGGAATCTGAATTGCTTGACGGAATAATGAAACAGGCACCAGTTAACTACAGCTGTTATCGGGACAGATTAACCTGAAATAAGTCAGCCAGTGCTATTTCACCAACTTTGTCCAGGAGGTACTTCAACTGCGGGTCTACCAAGTCCCATTTATAGTGTTGCTGTGTGGAAATTATCAACTGTGTTGGATAACTGACGCAAACAATCTTGACCTCCTGCCACTTTGGTTCAGAATTTGTTGATAAATAGATGCTGGTAGATAATCATTGGAAACTCTAACATTAGTTCACctaaaataacaggaaaaatattaacattaaaattttaaaaaattggtaaattttgatatttagagatataaataatatataatatatatattattatgaatatagtctaatatatatatatatagatattacacatacacacacacacacacatatatatatatatacatatatatatatatatatatatatatatatatatatatatatgtatatgtagattaCCCTTTCCTCTTGAATGGGGTGACTCAGTAGTTTTAAACGTTCATTCGGCAAGTCATTCAGAATACTGTAGTAGGTTGCTAGCCCATGGCTCCTTCAGTGGCGGAACCAGAAATCTTTCATGGTGGGGGGGGGTCACTtcagattatcatatatatatatatatatatatgcaaatgtacactaatacggtacatatatatcaatatttatatatgtatacagacatatattatatacaatagtagtttttgttggtgttgttattgcttttgttgtttacagttgttgttgaaataatcattaactaagcaaatttcTGCTGCATGGCGGGGGAGTGGGGGACGGCCACGTGGCTCCTTCCAAACTGACTGTGACCCAGGCAGTCAACTATCCAGCAGATACAATATATAGTCCCTGGAAGCTCTCAACGTCCAGCTCACCAAACATTTCAGGGAACGTTCTCCTCAAAGGAGACGAATGAAGAGGATTCTCAGTGCCAATGCCTGCCGACAGTCTGCCGCCCATGAGAACTCAATTTCAGTGCTGAAGCCACTTAATCTAGTTCACAGGTTATTGCTTTTAAAAACGGTGATAGAGAATGAAATATTACGAACTGTTGTCCTGTGAAATACCGTTATAAGAGCAGCTCCTTTGGACAGTCCAAAACGGCCGTGACAAACTTTCTGGATATtacttttgaaattttctttttttcatccatTTAGAACCCTTCTATCTTGGCAAAAGTAGACGGTCAATGTCTATCAGTGATGTAACAAACACCTAATTACATTACTACTCTTACACAGAAGCATTCAAGAATGTTTCTCCTGATTCAAACGTAACATCTATCACACGAAACGGTTACATTTTTGCATTTAATTCATTTCTTCTCAAAAATCCTCCGACTGCTTTAGCCCTCGATAACCTCCGAGATTAGGCAACTGTTGGTGGTGTGGATTGCTTGGCGAATTTGCTTCCTCAGAGCTTTCATGTCTCCTTGAGTTTTGAAGTTCGGGTCGCAAGTTTCAAGCCGAAGTTCTTCCATGCAGTCGAAAAATTgctgaaaagaaaagagaagtcaACTGAGAAACTACATTTGATTTTCACGTTCTAACAAGGTCACTTTTTTCGAAAATTCCCCATTTGCACATAGACAAACAAAAGAACGAGATTGTTTCGTTACAAGATATCTGAAGTCAGTTACATTTTTCCCCATCAAACAAACAGGATCAGGTGCTATCACAACCTTCAATATATTCCATCTCCCCAAAATGATACTCTACAAGTTTGAGCTAACGGTCACCACTGGCTTGAGCATTCTTCTAGATGGGTTTAGCATCATAAACAGAGTAAGTTCAACATGTATAATTACTCCAATTATAACGGAAATTTACTGATTTCCTGGAAAACAAACATACCTCGTTGAAAGTCAGTGGGAAACAGGGCTTACggaatttctgagagagattacAACAGTAGtcattttcaaacaaaattaaacCAAGTTAAACTCCTCCACCTTTGTTAATGATCAGAAAATGCTCATAGAGCCAAAGAGCCTAAAGTCCCCAATTAATGATTTTCCACATAATTAGTTCCCTGACCCAAATTTTAaccacaggttttttttttcctttatttaaaagATACAATGAGCCACCTACACTACATTGAGAACTTGGGGGATGAAGGTTCTCTTGGGATGCTAATATCCCTTTATTTAAAGGAAATCAATTATGCTGTATAAACTTGTTTCATTGTATTGCTTTTGTTTACCAAATAACAATAATTCCAAGAAAACAGAAATTACGTGGCAGTGTCCATCTTAAAAGGCAATATAATTATGTGATTATGTCAGCAATTATGTATTCAGTTTCATAGTGCACTGTAATTTTAGTAAAAAGTTCATATTAATGTTCTTGCACAATNNNNNNNNNNNNNNNNNNNNNNNNNNNNNNNNNNNNNNNNNNNNNNNNNNNNNNNNNNNNNNNNNNNNNNNNNNNNNNNNNNNNNNNNNNNNNNNNNNNNNNNNNNNNNNNNNNNNNNNNNNNNNNNNNNNNNNNNNNNNNNNNNNNNNNNNNNNNNNNNNNNNNNNNNNNNNNNNNNNNNNNNNNNNNNNNNNNNNNNNNNNNNNNNNNNNNNNNNNNNNNNNNNNNNNNNNNNNNNNNNNNNNNNNNNNNNNNNNNNNNNNNNNNNNNNNNNNNNNNNNNNNNNNNNNNNNNNNNNNNNNNNNNNNNNNNNNNNNNNNNNNNNNNNNNNNNNNNNNNNNNNNNNNNNNNNNNNNNNNNNNNNNNNNNNNNNNNNNNNNNNNNNNNNNNNNNNNNNNNNNNNNNNNNNNNNNNNNNNNNNNNNNNNNNNNNNNNNNNNNNNNNNNNNNNNNNNNNNNNNNNNNNNNNNNNNNNNNNNNNNNNNNNNNNNNNNNNNNNNNGTTCTTGCACAATGGCCGGCTTCCAGACTTGTTTGAAATAATATCTATTCCATCTAATGATTTGGCTACCCACATGGATTGGGCTATGGACTTGATTATCATAATCTCTTGAATAACTGGTTACTGTGCTTGAGGGTGGGGTGATATGAAAAACACAATATCTCATCTTTACCTCCAGCTAATTAAGCAACTCATGCTATTATAAAACAGCTGTAAATTGCACATCAACCCAAAAGTATGCAAATAACATTTTGCTCATAAATTCAGCCAACAGAACCCCCCCATTATCCTCACTGCAAATGATTGGCACAGCACAATAGTCTAGGACAGGTAGTAGGAGAGATGTCACTCCATTTCAACTAAAATCATCTCTCCAGTGATCCCATCGTAGCCTGAGGCTTCTCATCTGATAgtttttagtttctgtaaaagaaaacgactgagatggctattagtctgtccgtccgcactttttgtctgccatcagatcttaaaaactactgatatgttgattatccaccctccaattatcaagcaTGTCactttgcagcgctctagcctcagcaatCTTTATTCtacttaaggttaaaggtagccttgatcgtgcgtttggcacaaatataggtgccaacaatacaggccaccaccagaccaTGACTGAGagttccttgtaactctctctctctctctctatgatgagGTTCTACATGATATCTCCTCgggtggactaataagtctttgagacatcccaaatcttgtaactccttgtaactattGTTATTATGCCTATCTTAAGCAATAAATCCTAACAAGACGAATCTCTCTCGACACTTACCTCTCTGTAGCGGCACTTGACGACAGTGAGCATCGACTCATGGGGCAGTTCCAGAAAGCCGACTTTACGAGAACATTCCTCCAAGTTGTGGTACTGGCAAGCCTCACTTCCGCTCACTGGAACACCATAGAATAATGTCAGGCTCTGCCTTCTTCCTTACACAACATGGCACTCTCGGGAGAGTGAGCTGTGTCAGAAACAgtaatgaaaatatcttttacttatttatttatttattttcaatggaaCCATGATAcggttatatttagtttttaataatgaaaagactaaaattaaaagCACGAATAAAAACTTTTCAAGATTTAAAGCTAGAGAACGTAAATTTTACACCTACTAAGTGATTCAAGCTGTACAGTCAGATCGTTGTGTATGTCGGAAATAAGGGCCTTTGGACATACATACTGAGTGTAATGGTCTGGATTGGTTTAACCAAGACTgcccgtgtgtatgtgtgtttgtgtagactgttatttaaataaacatattGAAACTCACTATTTAATTATCTCTAGAATTCACTAAGTGTGTTTGAAACAATGGTATCTACTAGTGCGCATCCATAAACATGAAAGCAAAATATCAACTCGCTATGTTAGTAGAGGCTTAATTCCTGAGCCATGGAGGCTCACGCTAGTTCCCAAGTTACTGTTAATGTCTACATAATGTGGATGTAAATAGAGTAAGACAAATTAGACAGAAAGAAGCATCAAAGCAAAAGTAATTCCTTCTAAAATCGAGAAGTCATGAGAACACTGAGGGTCGTAGAGAGACAGTGAATAATAAGTTTGCTAACATTATTTGGCTTCAGACTGCTAACTTACTATGACTCGCCAAGACAAGTACGAAGCAACTTACTACTGCTGGCTTTTTCGTGGCTCTGAGATTGGGCACGacacttcttcttctctttcccctTCAGGAGCttacatttcttctttctttcctttttcttgttcttctttcctttcttctttttgtcacgcttcactttcttacttcttttctttttcttctgtcctGTTTTTTTAGCTTCCTTCTTCTTTCTAAGTCGATCGATCATCTGAGTCACGTTTCTGAAAACGTCGGCGTTGATGTCCAACCCGACGGTTGACAACAATTCCTGAAGCTTTCTTGAATTCATGAGACTCTCTTCTGTTCTCGATAGTTCATGGCGTTCACCTGAGAACACGTCTGACTCGCCTAGAATCTCTTCTGCAGGTTCTGACGCCTCTGAAAGATATTCTCTTCTGCCTATCGCTCCATCGGTAAGCCAGTCAATGTCATCTGGATAGGTGCCTTCACCTCGGTGATGCCTGTGGTAATGGTAGGAACTCCTCTCCTTCTCGTGGCTCACTTGAGGAGATGCGGCGTCTGTACTAGGCTGATGGTGGTCTGCACTAGGCTGATGGTGGTAATGGTGATGGTGGCGCGATGGTGCCGTTCTCAGGCTGAAATCTCCATCGTCGTTCTCAGCAATGACCACGCTTCGACGGTCCCGCTCTTCTTcttttctgtaaaatgaaaaaagaatgaagacTGGAATGATTTCAGGAAGCTTCTGACTAACTGTAACTgtattatactttacattttatcAGCATGAATTCTATCAGTAAGAGCAAACATTTTGCAATGAGCTTCTGAATATTGCAAATATAATGTAAATTCACCTTAACTATGGAGGCGTATCATGACACTCGTTTCATGTAAACTCTCATACGACTATCGTCATGTGTTAACTCTTGCATCATTACACTTGTCGAGTGTGAAATGTTATATATTAACACTCGTCGCTTGTCATTATACTCGTTccataatcattttcatttcattactctCCTCTCAATCATAAAGCTCGTTATGTGTTAACTCCCGCACCCAGAGTTTAtgtgggtctttttttttttttttttccaaaactggaCCTCTTCTTCtaaaaatgtcattgcatatgtaggtatatacaagatgaaatacttgaaaatgttattttggttattttaagaaaaaaataaataaaaactgggtatgcagtctatgcccttctacccgatttgATGTTATGCAAATTTCTCTGACCAGATTACCGTACCACAGCTTTAAAATTATCGTTTCTCTACTAAGATCATTTACAAATATGGTGGCCTACATCATATTCCTATCATCACTCTTGTATTCcctactactaaagaatgataatagtgtttaaaaacaaaatatataaaaaaaaagttgcccaaaaaacaaaatattgttatttatcaatttgtaattgcggttcaatgaaaaggatactcatagaaaatatggacttacagatatatgtgtgtatatatatatatatatatatatatatatatatatatatatatggggggggtgggggcggtggggCGTTCGACACAACCCCCCACCTCGGTACAGGCCTGATTACACCCGTTCTGTGTTAACTCTCATGTTAGTACACCGGTCAAACGTCTCGTACTATTTCACTGATCATATGCTGGCTCTCAAACCACAACACTCATCATGTTTTACCTCCTGTATCATTGCTCTCGTTCTGTGTAAACTGTAACATGCTAAATCTCAGTTATTGCTAGTTAACTCTCGTGATTTTTTCACTCATCACGGTACAATTAATCTTTACGTTTTAACTCTCATAGTTTCATATTCATGGCCACGTTAATTCTCGCAGTTTTTACAATAGACGCCAGGCGTACCTGTTGCTCGGTGTTACAACTCATTTCCCAAGAATGTTCGTAGATCTTTGTTGAAAGTCAATTCAACGAGACCAGAATGAAAATTTGTACACCAGTGTTTTTATCCTCGCGTCCTCTCTAGCAGGAAGGTtgagaaatgaaaaggaagacCCTTACGGCGGTTTCATTGCGTTGTCCTTGAAAAAACATCTGGATGCTGCCAGAAAGGAGCGGCCCCAGCCCAATATTTTACGCAATGCCAGGCGTTACTTTTTTATGCGCGATGTTCTTGATTGGAAACCCCTTTTCTTGGGCATCCCCTCATCCCAGCTCGGAGAGAAATTGGAGTCTGAATTCTCATCTCTGGAAAAGTGAAACCGTCCCATTGACGACAGTAACAGGTGCAAGAACGATCGGTATAACAGTGGAGAAAATTGATCAGAGACTCATCTCGAGTGATGTGAAACGGGAGGTGGTCTGTCATTTGTCGCCTTACCAGAAATTGTTCCTGGTGTGTTTACATGATGAGATTCAGAGCGAGGTTGAGGGTTTAGTAGGAAAATTGAGGAAATGCCCGAACGCTTTCCAGATGTGTTGGATAAGAGAAGTCTCCTCCTGCTGGTTTTAatcttctttaaaagaaaactattgggatggctatttgtctgtccgtccgcactatttctgtccgccctcggatcttaactctactcaggctagagggctgcaactttgTATATTGTTCatccacctccaatcatcaaatataccaaattacagccctctagcttcagtagtttttattctatttcatgtTAAAATTAGCCACAATCTCGTTTCTGGAAACGCTATCtaaggataggccaccaccgggtaaTGGATGAAAACTTCATGGGCCACgaatcatacagcattatacactgtacagaaaactcgattgttccgaagaaacttcggcgcatttcttaTTTGAAGACAGGAGTCGGAGGAGTCTTTTCAGCGTGTGTCGAAAAATAGATCCTTGACACTTGCAGTTTGATAGCTTTGGCCGATTCAAATATACCAAACGAGCCCCGgtcacttccacaggatcctatTCCGGAAGACATTCACTTCTGCCAACCGTTAGGGAGCAACGTTTATACAGCTGCATAaattaagaatatcttagtttaaccagaccagtgagctgatgaagagctctcctagggctggcccgaaggatgacatatttttacgtagctaggaaccaactggttacctagcaacgggacatacagcttattgtgggatccgaaccacatgatatcgagaaatgaatttctatcaccagaaataaattcctctgattccaggctggccgggccgagaatcgaaatctGGACCACTGAATTGGtggccaagcgcgaaaaccattcgtctAACAAGGAACTATATTGCTGCACAAAACAATGAGGTCGGCACACGGGCAGGTCGATGTAGTATACATAAAGGCCCTGTATTATTTAAGATAAGCAGTCAGTCTAGTCTGCAAAATATGTCaaagatataaaatatgaatttggACATGGACAAGTTTAAATGTAAATCGAATGAGGAGCTAATAAGCACAATTTCAGTATATTTTCACATATTGCATTTAACTACCGACATTACTTCTGTACCGGTTTTTCTTTCCATCTTGTCATTTGCACCAACTTTTCTTCCTCACGAATCTTGCAAATGTAAAGTTATCGAGACATTGGTATTCTGCAGATTATAGCTTTTGTTTGTTAACTCACGGTGCCATATTTATTACAAAGTACTTTTTAAGTCCCGTTAAGCAGTGCCATCTATATATCATTTCCATAATTACATCTGTTCGTCTTTCGGCATAAAATTCGTCTACTTCCAACTGACTATCTGACGTTCATTTCTCTCAGAAATAAGCAATATAAGAATAAAGTTCCTCTCCCCCGtaaggaggtagtgccgtcagtggacctcatgcggtggactgtaggcaatacttgagattctttgcagcgtgccttcggtccctagctgcaaccactttcgttcattttactgtacctcctttcatattctctttctttctcttactttccaccctctcctaacacttgatccatagtgcaactgctttcaggttttcttcctgtgacgcctttcaaaccttttactgtcaatttccctttcagcgctgaatgacctcaaacgtcccagtgcttggcctttggcctaaattctatattcaactcaactcactatagttcctctccctcccccaTCCACCCGACAAAAACGCAAAATGATATGGTACTATTTCAAGAAAGGGTTGGACTGTTCACATATCAACAAACTAATGTTATAATTTATCGTTTCAATACCTCGGTAGCTGTATATTTTTGAGAAATTCAAACGCGACAAAGTTATTGCATTTGAGCAAGGTAGAATGTACTGAGACAGATTTACTTAtccaaagaaatattaatttttggcTATATCTTTTTAGAATTTAACCAATTTAAACGTTTATAAATGTGATTTTTATTGAAGTAAACAACCTAATGGTCAGTTTTTTACCACAAGCCCTCCTCAGATCCTATGAGGATCAAGcctgaaggaatgaaaaaatcTTGGGTAGACAGTGACAACCGGCATGAATTGTGAGGTCCCCTCCgcccaactatttttttttattattattattattggcagtcAGGTTCAGTGGCTAATACTGAAATTtgcaactttttgtttttatccaaCAAATCCtagttttttaaatatacatttacaaaatCTGACATGATTTTTGGGTTCctttcaaaatatacaaacaaataagacAACTTTAGTAATAATTAGACAATTTTAGAGAATGCTTACAGAGAATTAGCAAGAAAAAACATCTGGCTTTTGCGAGGTTGTGTAGTTTTGAGGCCACTGGGTCGAAAACTAGAGTCACAGGTACAGAGTTTCAAAGTTGTTTTTGTTCTGTTTCAATTTAACTTAGTGTCACGGAGGATAACTATTATCTCGCAGGCTTACAACTGGGCCGAGGAATTGGGAATTCAACATATGTGGACATTTCAAAATACTGTAtgccaaaaaaagggggggaaaagagAGTTGCAGTGGCAATGAGACAATAAATGGcaaacaaaattaacatatttgGCGACATCATTCAGTTTTGCAAATCACTCTCCATTCCACATCCCAAGAAATTCAAGAATCAGTCTCAGCGTTTTCATTCATCAATGATCACTCCTGATCATTTGGCAGAAGTTGGTAAATTGGTTATTCAGTCACTCTTAGAAACAAATATCAACCAACACGGTCTGTATGGGGTGAAAATCAGGTTTAAAACTCGTTGCAAAGAACACTCTCTCACTAATTGAATACAACTTCAGAGGCAGAAAATGAAGAGGAGAAAGACCAGATAATGAAGAAATAGAGGACAGTAGGAAAACTAAACTGTTTATACCTTGCACAAATAAAGCCCTTTGTCGTAAAGTGCCCTACAGTGTTAGTATGGGTAAGAAGATGACCATTAGCTTTTCAATAATGGATATCTCATTCAAGAGAAGTGTTAAAGCAACACAGTCGGATAATCTGTTGTTGCCTTGAGATGATGGACTCTCTGGACTTTGCTGTTCTGTGACACCTGCATATAGGCAACAACGAATCTATGATCTTATTCCAGAATCTACAAACATTTCCTGTTAAGGATTTGATAAACACGCTGAAAACAGATGGAAAGTTAACAAAGCAAAGTACACTGACAAAATCTAGCAAAGAATTTCGAATACCACACCAGGGGCACCATTATGCTTAACTCAGAAGTTCTTTCGCAAAGGACTTCAAGGAAATCCATTCCGTGTTTCTTTTCACTTTCCACGCATAGCTACGTATTAGTTAGATTCTGAGAAGGTGTATTTCGAAATGAAGAGCGTGAAAAAGACAATTTTGAGAATATGAAATGATTTCATGGAAGAAGAAACGCCT
This is a stretch of genomic DNA from Macrobrachium nipponense isolate FS-2020 chromosome 46, ASM1510439v2, whole genome shotgun sequence. It encodes these proteins:
- the LOC135214748 gene encoding uncharacterized protein LOC135214748, whose translation is MLVNTVKVTLFHVILVIAFATSQPFQSLSTSRRGDFEWNTRKIGAKKVATISIRKEEERDRRSVVIAENDDGDFSLRTAPSRHHHHYHHQPSADHHQPSTDAASPQVSHEKERSSYHYHRHHRGEGTYPDDIDWLTDGAIGRREYLSEASEPAEEILGESDVFSGERHELSRTEESLMNSRKLQELLSTVGLDINADVFRNVTQMIDRLRKKKEAKKTGQKKKKRSKKVKRDKKKKGKKNKKKERKKKCKLLKGKEKKKCRAQSQSHEKASSMSGSEACQYHNLEECSRKVGFLELPHESMLTVVKCRYREQFFDCMEELRLETCDPNFKTQGDMKALRKQIRQAIHTTNSCLISEVIEG